A stretch of the Lolium perenne isolate Kyuss_39 chromosome 3, Kyuss_2.0, whole genome shotgun sequence genome encodes the following:
- the LOC127344267 gene encoding uncharacterized protein encodes MSRRRRPPLPLSPEVVHPLDVDDLLHEIMLRLPPQPPYLLRASTVSKRWRSLATDPKFLRRFPIHHQKPPLLGVFSCTRGGMSFSSTLDPPYRIPPERFSMRPRIRSSQMCLDVRHGRVLINDDMRSRVIVWDPITDDRRVVAFPPQFSHMGIHSGAVLCAAGDRGHVHGACHSSPFKVVAIISNEHDDDLSDEDDDYEPEVLASVYSSETDMWSDLISTGFLGRGIDISLRSTLVGNTLYWLLESTFMLKFDLEAQRAAVTGRFAGAPRGGNLQIIQAEDGTVGFAALCDFHYRRCLQIWDRKIDSYGFPTGVLRQTVELQKILGLESWIDGKSYILHYMEDVQAILLQVQSSVYMIQLESLQPKKLFESTDNCIYRPFTSFYAEEVPLAV; translated from the coding sequence atgagccgccgccgccgcccaccctTGCCGTTGTCGCCGGAAGTGGTGCATCCGCTGGATGTCGACGATCTCCTCCATGAGATCATGCTGCGCCTCCCACCgcagccgccctacctcctgcgtGCGTCCACCGTCTCCAAGCGCTGGCGAAGCCTTGCCACCGACCCCAAGTTCCTCCGCCGCTTCCCCATCCACCACCAAAAGCCGCCCCTTCTAGGCGTCTTCTCATGTACTAGGGGCGGCATGTCGTTCAGTTCCACTCTGGACCCGCCCTACCGCATCCCTCCTGAGCGCTTCTCCATGCGCCCACGTATCAGATCCAGCCAGATGTGCCTCGACGTCCGCCACGGACGCGTGCTCATCAACGACGACATGCGGAGTCGGGTAATTGTGTGGGACCCCATCACTGATGACCGCCGCGTTGTGGCCTTTCCGCCGCAGTTCAGCCACATGGGGATACACAGTGGGGCGGTGCTCTGCGCCGCCGGCGATCGGGGGCACGTGCATGGCGCCTGCCACTCAAGCCCTTTTAAAGTGGTTGCGATCATCAGCAACGAGCACGACGATGATCTTTCggatgaagatgatgattatgaacCAGAAGTATTGGCTAGTGTTTACTCCTCCGAGACTGACATGTGGAGCGATCTCATCTCAACAGGTTTTCTGGGCAGGGGTATTGACATCTCTCTTCGCAGCACACTTGTTGGTAACACCCTTTACTGGCTGCTGGAAAGCACTTTCATGCTTAAGTTTGATTTGGAGGCACAGAGAGCAGCTGTGACCGGGAGGTTTGCTGGTGCTCCTCGCGGTGGCAATCTTCAGATCATCCAGGCAGAGGATGGCACTGTTGGCTTTGCTGCTTTGTGCGACTTCCATTACCGCCGCTGCTTGCAAATCTGGGACAGGAAGATTGATTCTTATGGATTTCCCACGGGCGTGTTGCGGCAGACTGTTGAACTGCAGAAGATTCTTGGATTGGAGTCTTGGATTGATGGCAAATCATATATACTGCACTATATGGAGGATGTTCAGGCAATCTTATTGCAGGTGCAGTCATCTGTCTACATGATTCAGCTTGAATCATTGCAGCCTAAGAAACTTTTCGAAAGCACAGATAATTGCATCTATCGTCCTTTCACAAGTTTCTATGCCGAAG